From Mycolicibacterium nivoides, a single genomic window includes:
- the dapC gene encoding succinyldiaminopimelate transaminase produces MVRQRRSAVLPEFPWDTLADVTALARSHPDGIVDLSVGTPVDPVAPVIRDALAAASSAPGYPTTAGTPALRASALAALQRRYGITDLAPDAVLPVIGTKELIAWLPTLLAIGPGDTVVVPELAYPTYEVGALLAGAQVLRADSLTQLGPQRPALIYLNSPSNPTGRVLGVDHLRKVVAWARDRGVLIASDECYLGLSWEAEPFSVLHPSVCDGDHTGLLAVHSLSKTSSLAGYRAGFVAGDPAVVAELLAVRKHAGMMVPTPVQAAMTAALDDDEHEAIQRERYLKRRAVLLPALQAAGFTVEHSEAGLYLWATRGEPCRDTVRWLAERGILVAPGEFYGPAGAQYVRVALTATDERIATAVQRLA; encoded by the coding sequence GTGGTGCGACAGCGTCGTTCGGCGGTACTGCCAGAGTTCCCGTGGGACACCCTGGCCGACGTCACGGCCCTGGCCCGGTCGCACCCCGACGGAATCGTCGACCTTTCGGTAGGTACTCCGGTTGATCCGGTGGCGCCGGTGATCCGGGATGCGCTGGCCGCCGCCAGCTCCGCTCCGGGCTACCCGACGACCGCCGGTACCCCGGCCCTTCGTGCCTCCGCCCTGGCCGCGCTGCAACGCCGCTACGGCATCACCGACCTGGCACCGGACGCGGTGCTGCCGGTGATCGGCACCAAGGAGCTGATCGCCTGGCTGCCGACACTGCTGGCGATCGGCCCCGGCGATACCGTCGTCGTTCCCGAACTGGCCTACCCCACCTACGAGGTGGGCGCCCTGCTGGCCGGGGCGCAGGTGCTGCGTGCCGATTCGCTGACCCAGCTGGGGCCGCAACGTCCCGCGCTGATCTACCTGAACTCGCCCAGCAACCCCACCGGCCGCGTGCTCGGGGTGGACCACCTGCGCAAGGTGGTGGCCTGGGCCCGGGATCGTGGCGTACTGATCGCGTCTGACGAGTGCTATCTGGGCCTGAGCTGGGAAGCCGAGCCGTTCAGCGTGCTGCACCCGTCTGTCTGCGACGGCGACCACACCGGCCTGCTGGCCGTGCACTCCCTGTCCAAGACCTCTTCGTTGGCCGGCTACCGCGCCGGGTTCGTCGCCGGGGATCCTGCCGTGGTGGCCGAGCTGCTCGCGGTGCGCAAGCACGCCGGGATGATGGTGCCGACGCCGGTGCAGGCCGCGATGACCGCCGCCCTCGACGACGACGAGCACGAAGCGATCCAACGCGAGCGGTACCTGAAGCGCCGTGCGGTCCTGCTGCCCGCCCTGCAGGCGGCCGGGTTCACCGTCGAGCACTCCGAGGCGGGCCTGTACCTGTGGGCCACCCGTGGCGAGCCGTGCCGCGACACCGTCAGGTGGCTGGCCGAGCGCGGGATCCTGGTGGCGCCGGGCGAGTTCTACGGTCCGGCAGGAGCGCAGTACGTGCGGGTCGCGCTGACTGCGACAGACGAGCGGATCGCCACCGCCGTGCAGCGGCTGGCCTGA